A single region of the Marinobacter bohaiensis genome encodes:
- the thrS gene encoding threonine--tRNA ligase yields MPVITLPDGSHRSFSQSVSVHDVAADIGAGLAKAALAGRVNGKLVDTSYEIDQDVELAIVTDRDEEGVDIIRHSTAHLMAMAVKDLFPSAQVTIGPVIDNGFYYDFKFDRPFTNEDLARIEKRMEELSKQDFKVSRSVLSREEAVKLFDEMGEEYKVRIIEDIPGDEDLSFYQQGDFIDLCRGPHVPNTGKLKAFKLTKVAGAYWRGDTGNEQLQRIYGTAWGNKKDLKAYLHRLEEAEKRDHRKIGKKLDLFHMQEEAPGMVFWHADGWSIYQEIEQYMRDKLRRHGYQEIKTPQVVSRTLWEQSGHWDKFGDDMFTTESEKHDFAIKPMNCPCHIQVFNQGLKSYKDLPLRLAEFGSCHRNEASGALHGLMRVRGFTQDDAHIFCEEEAIQEEVSKFMDLLHEVYTDFGFTEILYKLSTRPEKRVGSDEIWDKAEAALEEALNREGVDWELLPGEGAFYGPKIEFSLKDCIGRVWQCGTVQVDFSMPGRLGAQYVADNSERRTPVMLHRAVLGSFERFIGILIEEYEGSFPTWLAPTQVAIMNITDNQRDYCEEVAKTLENSGYRAHADLRNEKIGFKIREHTLNKVPYLAVIGDKEVEAGAVAVRNRKGDDLGTMSLDEFRALLAEDVSRKGRNQTEN; encoded by the coding sequence ATGCCTGTTATCACTCTGCCTGACGGCAGTCACCGTAGTTTTTCCCAATCCGTTTCCGTGCACGACGTCGCCGCCGATATCGGTGCGGGCCTGGCCAAGGCCGCGCTTGCCGGTCGGGTCAATGGCAAGCTCGTGGACACCAGCTATGAAATCGACCAGGACGTCGAACTGGCCATCGTGACCGACCGCGACGAAGAGGGCGTCGACATTATCCGCCACTCCACGGCGCACCTGATGGCCATGGCCGTCAAGGACCTGTTCCCGTCCGCCCAGGTGACGATTGGCCCGGTGATCGATAACGGCTTCTATTACGACTTCAAGTTCGACCGCCCGTTCACCAACGAAGACCTCGCCCGCATCGAAAAGCGGATGGAAGAGCTGTCCAAGCAGGACTTCAAGGTTTCCCGCTCGGTTCTGTCCCGCGAGGAAGCGGTCAAGCTGTTCGATGAGATGGGTGAGGAGTACAAGGTTCGCATCATCGAGGACATTCCCGGTGATGAAGACCTGTCTTTCTATCAGCAGGGTGATTTCATCGACCTGTGCCGCGGCCCGCACGTGCCCAACACCGGCAAGCTCAAGGCGTTCAAACTGACCAAGGTGGCCGGCGCCTACTGGCGCGGTGACACCGGAAACGAGCAGTTGCAGCGTATCTATGGCACCGCCTGGGGCAACAAGAAGGACCTCAAGGCGTACCTGCACCGGCTGGAAGAGGCCGAGAAGCGCGATCACCGCAAGATCGGCAAGAAGCTGGATCTGTTCCACATGCAGGAAGAAGCGCCGGGCATGGTGTTCTGGCACGCCGACGGCTGGTCGATCTACCAGGAAATCGAGCAGTACATGCGCGACAAGCTGCGTCGCCACGGCTATCAGGAAATCAAGACCCCGCAGGTGGTGTCACGCACCCTGTGGGAGCAGTCGGGCCACTGGGACAAGTTTGGCGATGACATGTTCACCACCGAGTCCGAGAAGCACGATTTTGCCATCAAGCCGATGAACTGCCCGTGCCACATCCAGGTCTTTAACCAGGGGCTGAAGAGCTACAAGGACCTGCCGCTGCGGCTGGCCGAGTTCGGCTCCTGCCACCGCAACGAGGCTTCCGGCGCGCTGCACGGGCTGATGCGGGTGCGCGGCTTCACCCAGGACGACGCCCACATCTTCTGCGAGGAAGAGGCGATCCAGGAGGAAGTCTCCAAGTTCATGGATCTGCTGCATGAGGTTTATACCGATTTCGGCTTCACCGAGATTCTGTATAAACTGTCCACCCGTCCGGAGAAACGCGTCGGTTCCGACGAAATCTGGGACAAGGCCGAGGCCGCCCTGGAAGAAGCGCTCAACCGCGAAGGCGTGGACTGGGAACTGTTGCCGGGCGAGGGCGCCTTCTACGGGCCGAAGATCGAGTTCTCCCTGAAGGACTGTATCGGCCGGGTCTGGCAGTGCGGCACCGTGCAGGTGGATTTCTCCATGCCGGGTCGTCTGGGCGCACAGTATGTCGCGGACAATTCCGAGCGCCGTACGCCGGTGATGCTGCACCGGGCGGTATTGGGTTCCTTCGAGCGTTTCATCGGCATCCTGATCGAGGAATACGAAGGTTCCTTCCCCACCTGGCTGGCACCGACCCAGGTGGCGATCATGAATATCACGGACAATCAGCGGGATTATTGCGAGGAAGTCGCAAAAACCCTTGAAAATTCCGGGTATCGGGCGCATGCCGACTTGAGAAACGAAAAAATCGGCTTTAAAATTCGCGAGCACACTCTCAATAAAGTACCCTACCTCGCGGTTATCGGTGATAAAGAGGTTGAAGCCGGGGCCGTTGCCGTGCGTAATCGCAAGGGCGACGACCTGGGTACGATGTCGCTGGACGAGTTCCGGGCCCTGCTGGCCGAGGACGTGTCCCGCAAAGGCAGAAATCAAACGGAGAACTGA
- a CDS encoding ParA family protein encodes MRIIAFHNLKGGVGKTAAAVNIAYLAAGHGIPTLLWDLDAQGAASWYLGETPDLVGEKAAKLVKGKTPVGRMIRPTAYDKLDLIPAHPSFRNLDLRLEKDGNDHMLKDWLKPLSEDYGLVVLDCPPSLSKLAEQVLATADQVFVPIIPSWLSMNSWEQLLHFAREKKIKTAKLHPFLSLVDRRKKVHLEMLNAPPQALKNRMRSFIPYASDVEKMGENRCPVARIRSRSPAALAYDMLWKEIRKISRL; translated from the coding sequence TTGCGCATCATCGCCTTTCACAATCTCAAAGGCGGCGTCGGCAAAACCGCAGCTGCGGTCAACATTGCTTATCTGGCCGCCGGGCACGGTATCCCCACCCTGCTCTGGGACCTGGACGCGCAGGGCGCGGCCAGCTGGTATCTGGGCGAAACGCCCGATCTGGTGGGCGAAAAAGCCGCCAAGCTGGTCAAGGGCAAGACGCCGGTGGGCCGGATGATCCGCCCAACCGCCTACGACAAGCTGGACCTGATCCCGGCGCACCCGAGCTTCCGCAACCTGGACCTGCGCCTGGAGAAAGACGGCAACGACCATATGCTCAAGGACTGGCTCAAGCCGCTGTCGGAAGACTATGGCCTGGTGGTCCTCGACTGCCCGCCGTCCCTGTCGAAACTGGCCGAGCAGGTACTGGCGACCGCGGACCAGGTGTTCGTACCGATCATTCCCTCCTGGCTGTCGATGAACAGCTGGGAGCAACTCCTGCACTTCGCCCGGGAAAAGAAGATCAAGACAGCCAAACTGCATCCCTTCCTGTCGCTGGTCGACCGCCGCAAGAAAGTGCACCTGGAGATGCTGAACGCTCCGCCCCAGGCACTCAAGAACCGAATGCGCTCGTTTATACCCTACGCCAGCGACGTCGAGAAGATGGGCGAAAACCGCTGCCCGGTGGCCCGTATTCGCAGTCGCTCACCGGCGGCACTGGCTTACGACATGCTCTGGAAGGAAATTCGCAAGATCAGTCGTCTCTAG
- a CDS encoding TRAP transporter permease, which yields MQLSDTEAVMQTETGGRAATGVSGAILFLVPVAWALFQLWIASPLPFILETGIFNSTEARSIHLAFAIFLAFAAFPMIKGRTLNYVPVYDWVLAALAAFAAAYIYLFYDQLASRPGAPNLQDMIVALGGLVLLLEATRRALGLPLTIVAAVFIVYSLAGPYMPDVISHKGASLEKLASHQWLGTEGVFGVALGVSTSFVFLFVLFGALLERAGAGNYFIKVSYALLGHMRGGPAKAAVVSSGLSGVISGSSIANVVTTGTFTIPLMKRVGFPASKSGAVEVAASTNGQLTPPIMGAAAFLMVEYVGISYLEVIKHAILPALISYVALIYIVHLEACKLKMKGIERVDRPTLAQRMLNWVVLLIGLCVLTFAVYYGVGWIKGYVGDYAGWVLSVLLAVIYVLLVAYSARFPSLEEDDGNSAMDTLPPVGPTVKTGLYFLLPVVVLVWCLTVERLSPQLSAFWATLFMIFIVITQRPLLHFFRHQAGSLVESVKEGFGDLLHSLATGGRNMVGIGVATATAGIVVGTVTLTGIGLVMTEFVEFISGGNLLLMLIFTALISLILGMGLPTTANYIVVSTLMAPVIVTLGAQNGLIVPLIAVHLFVFYFGILADDTPPVGLAAYAAAAISGADPIKTGIQGFTYDIRTAILPFMFIFNTQLLLIGLTGWFDLLVTVASAVTAMLVFSAATQGFWFTKSRIWETLALLLITFTLFRPGFWWDMVYPPTELRPGVEIMDHVDEIPPGENMVIKASGMTIDGTEKSTFINLNLPEGDTPEARLMEAGLELRPDGDRMVVDFVTFGSAAENAGLSFDWTIDAVQAHLERPPKELMFIPALLVLAFIAWVQIRRRNREGVEV from the coding sequence ATGCAGCTGTCTGATACCGAAGCGGTTATGCAGACTGAAACCGGCGGTCGCGCCGCCACTGGCGTGTCAGGCGCCATTCTGTTCCTGGTGCCGGTGGCCTGGGCGCTATTCCAGTTATGGATCGCCTCGCCGCTGCCCTTTATCCTTGAAACGGGCATTTTCAACTCCACCGAAGCCCGCTCTATACACCTGGCGTTCGCCATTTTCCTCGCGTTTGCGGCCTTCCCCATGATCAAGGGGCGGACGCTCAATTATGTCCCGGTATATGACTGGGTCCTGGCCGCGCTGGCTGCGTTTGCGGCTGCCTATATCTATCTGTTCTACGATCAGCTGGCGTCGCGCCCCGGTGCGCCCAATCTGCAGGACATGATCGTCGCCCTGGGTGGCCTGGTTCTGCTGCTGGAAGCCACGCGTCGCGCGCTGGGCCTGCCGCTGACCATCGTTGCCGCGGTGTTCATCGTCTATTCCCTGGCCGGCCCCTACATGCCGGACGTGATCTCTCACAAGGGCGCGAGCCTCGAAAAGCTGGCTTCGCATCAGTGGCTGGGTACCGAGGGTGTCTTCGGTGTCGCGCTGGGTGTTTCGACGAGTTTCGTGTTCCTGTTCGTGCTGTTTGGTGCGCTTCTCGAGCGTGCTGGCGCGGGTAACTATTTCATCAAGGTGTCGTATGCGCTGCTGGGCCACATGCGTGGCGGTCCGGCGAAGGCAGCGGTGGTTTCCAGTGGCCTGAGCGGGGTGATTTCCGGCTCGTCCATTGCCAACGTGGTGACCACCGGTACCTTCACCATTCCGCTGATGAAGCGTGTCGGTTTCCCGGCCAGCAAGTCCGGTGCCGTGGAAGTAGCGGCTTCCACCAACGGTCAGCTGACGCCGCCGATCATGGGCGCCGCAGCCTTCCTGATGGTGGAGTATGTGGGCATCTCCTATCTGGAAGTGATCAAGCACGCGATCCTGCCGGCGTTGATCTCCTACGTGGCCCTGATTTATATCGTGCACCTGGAAGCCTGCAAGCTGAAGATGAAAGGCATTGAGCGCGTCGATCGCCCGACCCTGGCCCAGCGCATGTTGAACTGGGTGGTGCTGCTGATCGGCCTGTGCGTGCTGACGTTTGCGGTCTACTACGGTGTGGGCTGGATCAAGGGCTATGTGGGCGACTACGCCGGCTGGGTGCTGTCGGTCCTGCTGGCGGTGATCTATGTCCTGCTGGTGGCCTATTCGGCGCGCTTCCCGTCGCTGGAAGAAGATGACGGCAACTCGGCCATGGACACCTTGCCGCCGGTGGGGCCGACCGTAAAAACCGGTCTCTACTTCCTGCTGCCGGTGGTGGTGCTGGTCTGGTGTCTGACCGTTGAGCGTCTGTCGCCGCAGTTGTCCGCGTTCTGGGCGACGCTGTTCATGATCTTTATCGTGATCACCCAGCGCCCGCTGTTGCACTTCTTCCGCCATCAGGCGGGTAGCCTGGTGGAATCAGTCAAGGAGGGCTTCGGCGACCTGCTGCACTCCCTGGCGACCGGCGGCCGCAACATGGTGGGCATCGGCGTGGCCACGGCGACCGCGGGCATCGTGGTCGGTACGGTGACCCTGACCGGGATCGGCCTGGTGATGACCGAGTTCGTGGAGTTCATCTCAGGCGGCAACCTGCTGCTGATGCTGATCTTCACCGCGCTGATCAGCCTGATCCTGGGCATGGGCCTGCCCACCACCGCCAACTACATCGTGGTGTCCACGCTGATGGCGCCGGTGATCGTGACCCTGGGGGCCCAGAACGGGCTGATCGTACCGCTGATTGCGGTGCACCTGTTCGTGTTCTATTTCGGCATCCTCGCGGACGACACGCCGCCGGTGGGGCTGGCGGCCTACGCGGCGGCGGCCATATCCGGCGCCGACCCGATCAAGACCGGTATCCAGGGTTTCACCTACGATATCCGCACGGCCATCCTGCCGTTCATGTTCATCTTCAATACCCAGCTGCTGTTGATTGGGCTGACCGGCTGGTTTGACCTGCTGGTGACCGTCGCCAGTGCGGTAACGGCGATGCTGGTGTTTTCGGCCGCCACCCAGGGCTTCTGGTTCACCAAGAGCCGGATCTGGGAAACCCTGGCGCTGCTGCTGATTACCTTTACCCTGTTCCGGCCCGGGTTCTGGTGGGATATGGTCTATCCGCCCACCGAACTGCGCCCGGGTGTGGAAATCATGGACCACGTCGATGAGATTCCGCCGGGTGAGAACATGGTGATCAAGGCGTCGGGCATGACCATCGACGGCACCGAAAAGTCGACGTTCATCAACCTGAACTTGCCGGAGGGCGATACCCCCGAGGCGCGCCTGATGGAAGCGGGCCTGGAGCTGCGTCCCGATGGCGACAGGATGGTGGTGGATTTCGTCACCTTCGGCAGTGCGGCGGAGAACGCAGGGCTGTCCTTCGACTGGACCATCGATGCGGTGCAGGCGCACCTTGAGCGTCCGCCGAAGGAGCTGATGTTCATTCCGGCGCTGCTGGTGCTGGCCTTCATCGCCTGGGTCCAGATCCGGCGACGTAACCGCGAAGGCGTTGAGGTCTGA
- a CDS encoding TAXI family TRAP transporter solute-binding subunit translates to MALRHKLSTFALATAVGLGAASAQVSAAEQQFVTIGTGGVTGVYYPAGGAICRLVNKDRKEHGIRCSVESTGGSIYNLNAIRQGELDLAVAQSDWQYHAYNGTSEFEKDGPNKKLRAVFSLHPEPFTVVARKDAGIENFADLKGKRVSVGNPGSGQRATAEVLMEEMGWDMDAYSLAAELKAAEQSQALCDNKIDAFFYTVGHPSGAIKEATTSCDSVLVNVDNDATAKLVEENPYYRVADIPGGMYRGNPEDTTTFGVAATFVTSADVPEDVVYEVVKAVFENFDSFKRLHPAFENLKKEEMVSDALSAPLHPGAVKYYKEAGLME, encoded by the coding sequence ATGGCACTTCGACACAAGCTATCCACTTTTGCGCTGGCAACCGCAGTCGGGCTGGGCGCCGCCTCTGCACAGGTTTCCGCCGCAGAGCAGCAGTTTGTAACCATCGGCACCGGTGGCGTGACCGGCGTGTACTACCCGGCCGGCGGTGCGATCTGCCGACTGGTGAACAAGGATCGCAAGGAACACGGCATCCGTTGTTCGGTGGAGAGTACTGGCGGGTCCATCTACAACCTCAACGCCATTCGCCAGGGCGAGCTGGACCTGGCCGTCGCCCAATCCGATTGGCAGTATCACGCCTATAACGGCACCAGCGAATTCGAGAAAGACGGCCCCAACAAGAAGCTGCGCGCTGTCTTCTCCCTGCACCCTGAGCCGTTCACCGTCGTGGCTCGCAAGGACGCCGGCATCGAGAACTTCGCGGACCTCAAGGGCAAGCGCGTGAGCGTAGGCAACCCCGGTTCCGGCCAGCGCGCCACCGCGGAAGTTCTGATGGAAGAGATGGGCTGGGACATGGACGCCTACTCCCTGGCCGCCGAACTGAAGGCCGCCGAGCAGTCCCAGGCGCTGTGCGACAACAAGATCGATGCCTTCTTCTACACAGTCGGTCACCCGTCCGGCGCCATCAAGGAAGCCACTACTTCCTGTGACAGCGTGCTGGTCAACGTAGACAACGACGCCACCGCCAAGCTGGTTGAAGAAAACCCGTACTACCGCGTAGCCGACATCCCGGGCGGCATGTACCGCGGTAACCCGGAAGACACCACCACCTTCGGTGTGGCGGCGACTTTCGTGACCTCCGCGGACGTTCCGGAAGATGTGGTTTACGAAGTGGTCAAGGCCGTCTTCGAGAACTTTGACAGCTTCAAACGCCTGCATCCGGCCTTCGAGAACCTGAAGAAGGAAGAAATGGTGTCTGACGCCCTGAGTGCGCCTCTGCATCCGGGCGCGGTCAAGTACTACAAAGAAGCGGGCCTGATGGAGTAA
- a CDS encoding efflux RND transporter permease subunit, producing MSNPKHDRGDHYFTSPNAEPFLERLIFNNRAIILIAFLFLTLFLGYNAVKIEPDASFERMIPLEHPYIVNMLEHRDDLENLGNFVRIAVEVKDGDIFTESYMDTLKQITDEVFFLPGVDRSGLKSVWTPNVRWVEVTEQGFQGGTVIPDNYDGTRASLEQLRQNILRSNEVGRLISDNFKSTIVYAPLYETNPDTGEALDYAAFSRQLEEKIRQKYEEQNPNIEIHIVGFAKKVGDLIEGIGAIAWFAGITIALTTLLLFWYSRCIAGTLVPVFASIVAVFWQLGLLRLLGYGLDPYSVLVPFLVFAIGISHGVQVVNAMAIEAAKGFDPLTSARLAFRALYIPGMLALVSDAFGFLTLLFIQVDVIRDLAVAAGIGVAIIIVTNLVLHPLIMSYIGITKGGVNHVQRHGEKEDRKWRLMSYFSHPGVAPISLLIAVLGLGVGFYFKQDLKVGDLDQGAPELRADSRYNLDNKYIIDNYSTSADILVVMVETQKEQCTQYEVLSAMDRLQWELQNTPGVQSSVSLADVSKVVTKALNEGNWKWYEISRNQTIINASIREAPSGLINTDCSLTPVLVFLEDHKAETLRTAVSVVEDFAAEHSNEVHNFKLAAGNAGVEAATNEVISKAKNLMLLFVYGVVSVLCFLTFRSIRAVLCIVVPLGLTSVLCEAIMAASGIGIKVATLPVIALGVGIGVDYGIYIYTKLEKFILEGKSLQEAYYETLRSTGKAVIFTGVTLGLGVVTWIFSPIKFQADMGLLLFFMFLWNMVGAIWLLPALARFLLRPEKMRARAEAAR from the coding sequence ATGTCCAACCCCAAACACGACCGAGGCGATCACTACTTCACCTCGCCGAACGCCGAACCGTTCCTGGAGCGGCTGATTTTCAATAACCGGGCGATCATCCTGATTGCCTTCCTGTTCCTGACGCTTTTCCTGGGCTACAACGCCGTCAAGATCGAGCCGGACGCCAGCTTCGAGCGGATGATTCCCCTGGAGCATCCCTACATCGTCAACATGCTCGAACACCGGGATGATCTGGAAAACCTGGGCAACTTCGTGCGGATTGCGGTGGAGGTGAAGGATGGCGACATCTTTACCGAATCCTACATGGACACGCTCAAGCAGATCACCGACGAGGTGTTCTTCCTGCCGGGCGTGGACCGTTCCGGTCTCAAGTCCGTATGGACGCCCAATGTGCGCTGGGTCGAGGTGACCGAGCAGGGCTTCCAGGGCGGCACGGTGATCCCGGACAACTACGACGGCACCCGCGCCAGTCTGGAACAGCTGCGTCAGAACATCCTGCGCTCCAACGAAGTAGGGCGCCTGATTTCCGATAACTTCAAGTCCACCATCGTGTACGCGCCGCTTTACGAGACCAACCCGGACACCGGCGAGGCGCTGGACTATGCGGCGTTTTCCCGTCAGTTGGAAGAGAAGATCCGGCAGAAGTACGAAGAGCAGAACCCCAATATCGAGATCCACATTGTCGGCTTCGCCAAGAAAGTCGGTGACCTGATCGAGGGTATCGGTGCGATTGCCTGGTTTGCCGGCATCACCATTGCCCTGACCACGCTGTTGCTGTTCTGGTACTCGCGCTGCATCGCCGGCACCTTGGTACCGGTGTTCGCCTCAATCGTGGCGGTGTTCTGGCAGTTGGGTCTGCTGCGCCTGCTGGGTTACGGCCTGGATCCTTACTCGGTGCTGGTGCCATTCCTGGTGTTCGCCATCGGCATCAGTCACGGGGTGCAGGTGGTCAACGCCATGGCCATCGAGGCGGCCAAGGGCTTCGATCCGCTGACCTCCGCGCGCCTGGCTTTCCGGGCGTTGTACATCCCCGGCATGCTGGCGCTGGTGTCCGACGCCTTCGGCTTCCTGACGCTGCTGTTCATCCAGGTGGACGTGATCCGCGACCTGGCGGTGGCGGCCGGTATCGGTGTGGCGATCATCATCGTTACCAACCTGGTCCTGCACCCGCTGATCATGTCCTACATCGGCATCACCAAGGGGGGCGTCAATCACGTCCAGCGTCATGGCGAGAAGGAAGACCGCAAGTGGCGCCTGATGTCGTACTTCTCCCATCCCGGCGTGGCGCCCATCTCGCTGCTGATCGCGGTGCTGGGCCTGGGCGTGGGTTTCTACTTCAAGCAGGACCTGAAAGTCGGCGACCTGGACCAGGGCGCGCCGGAGCTGCGGGCCGATTCCCGCTATAACCTGGACAACAAGTACATCATCGACAACTACTCCACCAGCGCCGATATCCTGGTGGTGATGGTGGAAACCCAGAAGGAGCAGTGCACCCAGTACGAAGTGCTCAGTGCCATGGACCGTCTGCAGTGGGAGCTGCAGAACACGCCGGGCGTGCAGTCATCGGTGTCCCTGGCGGACGTCTCCAAGGTGGTCACCAAGGCGCTCAACGAAGGCAACTGGAAGTGGTATGAGATCTCCCGCAACCAGACCATCATCAACGCGTCGATTCGTGAGGCGCCGAGCGGCCTGATCAACACCGACTGCAGCCTGACACCGGTGCTGGTGTTCCTGGAAGATCATAAGGCCGAGACCCTGCGCACCGCCGTCAGCGTGGTGGAGGACTTCGCCGCCGAACACAGCAACGAGGTGCACAACTTCAAGCTGGCCGCCGGGAACGCCGGTGTCGAGGCGGCCACCAACGAGGTGATCTCCAAGGCCAAGAATCTGATGCTGCTGTTCGTCTACGGCGTGGTCAGCGTGCTGTGCTTCCTGACCTTCCGCTCGATCCGCGCGGTGCTCTGTATCGTTGTGCCGCTGGGCCTGACGTCGGTGCTGTGCGAGGCGATCATGGCGGCCTCGGGCATCGGTATCAAGGTGGCCACGCTGCCGGTCATCGCGCTGGGTGTGGGGATTGGTGTGGACTACGGCATCTATATCTACACCAAGCTTGAGAAGTTCATCCTTGAAGGCAAGTCGCTGCAGGAGGCCTATTACGAAACCCTGCGCTCCACCGGCAAGGCGGTGATCTTCACCGGTGTAACCCTGGGCCTGGGTGTGGTCACCTGGATCTTCTCGCCCATCAAGTTCCAGGCGGATATGGGCCTGCTGCTGTTCTTCATGTTCCTGTGGAATATGGTGGGCGCCATCTGGCTGCTGCCGGCGCTGGCGCGCTTCCTGTTGCGTCCGGAGAAGATGCGGGCCAGGGCAGAAGCGGCCAGGTAG
- a CDS encoding WD40/YVTN/BNR-like repeat-containing protein, whose product MATPFSRKTFAALLALSLALASPGASAVSDVLETPARPTDLADDNLLTDSTFAGDRMVAVGERGHIIYSDDRGQTWQQGEVPVATTLTGVTFPTPTEGWAVGHGAVILHSSDGGETWEKQLDGTSASGLVIATMEEQIAAMEEKVENAPEDEKGDLEWALDGMIFALEDAQADKEVGPWKPLLDVWFADENTGFAVGSYGFIFRTDDGGETWQDWAANVPNPDRFHLNGIAEVTGGALVIAGEAGTLFLSTDRGETWESIESPYTGSFFGVMGTGDVNEILAFGLRGNVFLSTDLGRSWTTVPNDSPNTLNSGAVADDGRITLVGNGGTVLVSANNAESFRTQFRSDRQGLLSILPVSDDALVLFGEGGVLHTDINGLNR is encoded by the coding sequence ATGGCTACACCTTTCTCGCGCAAGACGTTTGCGGCGTTGCTCGCGCTGTCGCTGGCGCTTGCCAGCCCCGGGGCATCGGCGGTCAGTGATGTTCTCGAAACGCCGGCCCGGCCGACGGATCTGGCCGACGACAACCTGCTGACCGACAGCACCTTCGCCGGCGACCGCATGGTGGCGGTGGGCGAACGGGGGCACATCATCTATTCCGACGACCGCGGCCAGACCTGGCAGCAGGGCGAGGTCCCCGTGGCCACGACGCTGACCGGCGTGACCTTCCCCACGCCCACCGAAGGCTGGGCGGTCGGGCACGGTGCCGTGATCCTGCATTCCAGTGACGGGGGTGAAACCTGGGAGAAGCAGCTGGACGGTACCAGCGCTTCAGGCCTTGTGATCGCCACCATGGAGGAGCAGATCGCCGCCATGGAGGAAAAAGTCGAGAACGCGCCGGAAGACGAGAAAGGGGATCTGGAGTGGGCGCTCGACGGGATGATTTTCGCCCTCGAGGACGCCCAGGCGGACAAGGAGGTGGGCCCCTGGAAGCCGCTTCTGGATGTCTGGTTCGCCGATGAGAATACCGGCTTTGCGGTGGGTTCCTACGGTTTTATTTTCCGCACGGATGACGGCGGTGAGACCTGGCAGGACTGGGCGGCCAACGTGCCCAATCCGGATCGCTTCCACCTCAACGGGATTGCCGAGGTGACTGGCGGTGCGCTGGTGATTGCCGGTGAGGCGGGCACGCTTTTCCTGTCGACCGATCGCGGCGAAACCTGGGAAAGCATCGAGAGTCCCTACACCGGCTCCTTCTTCGGCGTCATGGGCACCGGCGACGTCAACGAAATCCTGGCTTTCGGGCTGCGCGGCAACGTGTTTCTCTCCACCGATCTGGGGCGGAGCTGGACCACGGTCCCCAACGATTCCCCGAACACCCTCAATAGCGGCGCGGTCGCCGACGACGGCCGGATCACCCTGGTCGGAAACGGTGGCACGGTGCTGGTCAGCGCCAATAACGCGGAAAGCTTCCGGACCCAGTTCCGGTCCGACCGTCAGGGACTGCTGTCCATCCTGCCCGTTTCTGACGATGCGCTGGTGCTGTTTGGTGAAGGTGGCGTTCTGCACACCGACATCAATGGCCTGAACCGCTGA